The Nycticebus coucang isolate mNycCou1 chromosome 10, mNycCou1.pri, whole genome shotgun sequence sequence gctAGGACGCCTCGGAGCCTGCCATGGCCCCGCACGGCGCCCCCTCCCCTGGCCGCCGGCGGCCGCCAATCAGCCCGGCTCCCTCGCCGGTTTGCCTGGCGCGGCTCCGGCGGGGGGCGCTACGTGGGGTGCGCGGGAGGCTACTGGCGATCCGTCAGTGCCTCCTTCTGTCCAGTGACCCCCGGACGATGGGGGTTCGCGTGTCAGTCTCTGCCCGGCGGGCCGGGCAGGGGCCGGGCCGCAGCGGGACCCATCCCTAGCAAAGGGAGTGCGCGCCTCGGAGCCACGAGCTTCTCCCTCCTGGTCTCCTCCTGGTTCCGCACCCGACTGCCACCTCCTTCGGCTCTCGCGGAGTTCTCCCGCCGCCACCCCCGTGGGTTTCTCCGCGGCTCCCTCCGCAAGGCGAGTGGGCGCTCAGCCGCGGCGCGCAGACCTGGCGTCCGACCCAGCGTGGCGTGGAGAGAGCGGATCCGGCGTGGCGGCCCCGGAGCCGGAGAGAGgcggggagagggggaggggagaggagagagggggcgGTCAGTGGCTGGACGCCTCCGCAGCTGCATCACCCCcgccctcctctctcctgccacGGCCCGCACGGCCCCCGCCCGGGAGAGCGCCCCCTCTCCCCGCGGGGGTCGCTCCCAGGACCACCATCTCTCCAGTTGGATCGCGCCGCCCCTCCCCGCACCAGCTTTGGTTGGGGGTCCTCCCACCCAAACTCTCCCTGGCATCTTCCCAGCCTCCATCGCTCAAGACGGCCGCTCATCCGGTTCCCCAGCGTGTTCCGTGGTCCTTTCTGCAGTTCCCAGCCCTTAACTCCTTACCCCAGTTTGGGTACTGAGCTGCACTGCTCTTTGGCCCAGGCCCGGACCATGGCGGGCGGGTGGCCCTGAAAAGGGCGGAACTCTGTGCCGGGCCGGGGACGAGGCTGGGTGACGGCGGCGATGCTGGGAGTCTGCGGTATGGGAGCAAAAAGTGAGCGCCCGCCCAGCGCCCTGCGAGCAGGTGCCTGAGGCGAGCGAGCCAGCGGCGGCCGTGAGTGACAGCAGAGgcagagggtggggtggggagctcTGGGCACGACTCAGGGCCCGGGAGGTTTTCCGGGCGGGGGCGGAGTCCCTGCGTCTCCTCGCGCTCTTTGCTGGTGGCGGCCGCCTCTTTACTTGGTGCAAAGGGGGATCCCCGAGGCGGCCGCAGGTGGAGCTTGAGTCTACACGCCTCTGGAACCCACCCCTGTCCTGGCAGACCCTGCACCCCGGTACCTGCCCCAGCCTTCACCGGAGCCTGCTTCCGTCCAAACCCTCTGAGAAAGCGCAGCGTGGTCCCTGAACCTGGAGATGCACAAGTGGTTCAGACCCGTACATAGTACTAGGCGCGCCGAGCTGTGGgactctcctctttcccttcctgcgGGATTTTCCAGCCGGTGACATTCAGTATCTCTGTCCCTACCCCTGCGCCCCACCTCTGAGCTGAGGTTGGGGTAGGGCAGCGCGGTGGATTCACGTGTCTGCCTTCCCTGCTCACCAACCTCCCCAGGCATCGCCAGAGGGTTCCTGCGGAGCCGAGGAGCAGGAAACCGGGAGGGAAAATACTTTCCAGCAACCACTTGGCCCAGGTTTGTCGCCGACACAGCCTCAGAGAAGCCTGGTCCTCAAGTCCTCTTCACCAGGGGGGTGCAAGTGTCCCAGGGCAGCGCCCTCTTACCTACTACCCGTGGGTTTCAGTTTCTTTACATATGGAGAGGGTCGCTCAGGCTCCCTGGACAGCTGTTTCTCATTTATTAAGCCTTGTTTGCCTAGGTCCCCAGCTAGGAACGGGGAGAATGTGTAGGACCTTTTGCTTTCCTTGGAGTTCCTCTCTGGGAAGAACGCCAGCTCTGTCACTTCATCAGCCCTGGCCAGGAGCTTTTCCGTAAAAATTCCACCTGCCCTTAGAAACACCATTGCACCCCTTTGGATGTAAAACCCTGCAGGAGCCCATTGCTGTCTTCAACTTCTGAAGGGAGAGGGCAGACTTGCGCTGTGCCTCACAGACTCAGGACTGCTGTGGGATTCCAGGAGAGATTTCATTTGGCCAGCGATTCCTAGCAGGGTTCTGATGGCAGGAGCTAGCCCACTGTGCAGCCGCCTGGGGCAGGCAGCGGTGTCCTTTCCTGATACCAGCTCCAAGTAGAGGCTAATGCCCAGTGATCTGGGATGTGCAGGAGAGAATTCCTCCAACCATCAGGAGTTACAGCTTGGTTACTGTTGAGGTTCGTGGGCCTCCTGCACCCTGTGCCCCCTTGTGGGGTGAAGTGTTTCCTGCCTACTGACTGCATGAGCTGGTATTGTTAAGAAGAGTGATAGCATGTTTTCACGTGCTTCTCATGTGCTAGACATTGGTTACACACTTTTGCTTGCATTAACTCTTAGTGTGACAACTGAGATTTTTCTCACAGAAATTGGATCACTCTTGTGCTATGAAAACCTGGCGGTGGCTCTTGTTTCACTCAGTGTAAACACCAGTGGTCTTGCAGGGTCTGACAAAGTCAAATGATCGGTCTTGCCcctctgcctctgtttcctcctttTCCCTGGCTCACAGTCCTCTAGCCACACTTGTCTTTCCTACAGTGCAGCACGCTGGGCACGCTCCTACCCCAGGGCCCTTGCACCAGCTGCACCATCCGGCTGATTTTCTCCTCCCCTGAGATATTGCTTAGCTAACTCCCTGATGTTCTGGCTTTTGAAGCCACCTTCT is a genomic window containing:
- the LOC128596630 gene encoding uncharacterized protein LOC128596630: MVFLRAGGIFTEKLLARADEVTELAFFPERNSKESKRSYTFSPFLAGDLGKQGLINEKQLSREPERPSPYVKKLKPTGSRNPLAMPGEVGEQGRQTRESTALPYPNLSSEVGRRGSGTTLRFLRGFGRKQAPVKAGAGTGVQGLPGQGWVPEACRLKLHLRPPRGSPFAPSKEAAATSKEREETQGLRPRPENLPGPESCPELPTPPSASAVTHGRRWLARLRHLLAGRWAGAHFLLPYRRLPASPPSPSLVPGPAQSSALFRATRPPWSGPGPKSSAAQYPNWGLRAAAERPLALRREPRRNPRGWRRENSARAEGGGSRVRNQEETRREKLVAPRRALPLLGMGPAAARPLPGPPGRD